One genomic window of Corynebacterium pseudotuberculosis includes the following:
- the polA gene encoding DNA polymerase I: MTSTSNRLMLIDGHSMAFRAFYALPAENFSTSGGQATNAVYGFLSMLSSLLNEEKPSHVAVAFDVGRKTFRTDMFPDYKAQREATPPEFKGQVGLIKDVLEVLGITTLEKENYEADDVIATLATAAQPLGFETLIVTGDRDSFQLVNATTTVLYPMRGVSVLHRFTPEAVEEKYGLTPAQYPDFAALRGDPSDNLPNIPGVGPKTATKWIVEYGSLDELLERADEVKGKAGTSLRERLEQVRMNRTLTEMIKDLELPYSPDQLGLKPVQVAGVAEKFDELEFGTNLRERVMSAVGADTTTALTEERAEVTVDQASLKDWLAQHKNQGLALFVRGRGTPATGDAEALAIADKQRHVIAVDLSDIDPQDEKALAQWLRSETPKYLHEAKATFHMLSGRGFELNGVAHDTAIAAYLLRPGQRTYDLKDVYQRHLQRQLSGDETQGQLSLLDAPDSEELIDSVIAILELAQELTKQLEDIDSFELYRDLELPLVLILARMEAAGIAVDVETLEEQLKVFIERVQEHEAAARNIAGDPSLNLSSPKQLQVVLFETLGLPKTKKTKTGYSTAAKEIEALAVKHPDPFLDHLLAHRENQKLKTTLEGLIKAVGSDGRIHTTFNQTVASTGRLSSTEPNLQNIPVRTQDGRRIRSAFVVGEGYETLLTADYSQIEMRVMAHLSEDPGLIEAYRQGEDLHNYVGSRVFEVPVDQVTPELRRRVKAMSYGLVYGLSAFGLGQQLNIPAGEAKQIMTSYFERFGGVKQYLDNVVEQARKDGFTSTLFGRRRYLPELGSDNRVARENAERAALNAPIQGTAADIIKVAMIRVDQELKKAGVVSRVLLQVHDELVVEIAPNELEQVREIVEKEMDAAISLRVPLEVSAGSGPNWEVAAH, translated from the coding sequence GTGACTTCAACTAGCAATCGTTTAATGCTTATCGACGGCCACTCGATGGCGTTCCGTGCGTTTTATGCGCTGCCGGCCGAAAACTTTTCCACATCGGGTGGGCAAGCGACCAACGCTGTCTATGGATTTTTATCGATGCTTTCTTCCCTTTTGAATGAGGAGAAGCCGTCTCACGTGGCGGTGGCCTTTGACGTCGGCCGGAAGACATTTCGCACGGATATGTTCCCCGATTATAAGGCTCAGCGTGAAGCCACACCTCCCGAGTTCAAAGGACAAGTTGGGCTCATTAAGGACGTCCTTGAGGTTTTGGGAATTACTACCCTGGAAAAAGAGAACTACGAGGCAGATGATGTAATTGCTACCCTGGCAACTGCGGCGCAGCCACTGGGGTTTGAGACTCTCATCGTGACCGGGGATCGTGACTCATTCCAACTTGTCAATGCAACCACGACGGTTCTTTATCCTATGCGCGGGGTCTCGGTTTTACATCGCTTTACTCCTGAAGCCGTGGAAGAAAAATATGGTCTTACACCTGCGCAATATCCGGACTTTGCGGCATTGCGAGGCGACCCTTCAGATAACCTTCCCAACATTCCAGGTGTGGGGCCTAAAACGGCAACCAAATGGATTGTGGAGTACGGCAGTCTTGATGAGCTGTTGGAGCGTGCTGATGAAGTCAAAGGCAAAGCCGGCACGAGTTTACGCGAGCGTTTAGAACAGGTTCGGATGAACCGAACGCTGACTGAGATGATCAAAGATTTAGAGTTGCCGTATTCTCCGGATCAGCTGGGACTTAAACCTGTTCAGGTAGCAGGCGTGGCGGAAAAATTTGATGAGCTGGAATTTGGTACCAACCTCCGTGAACGTGTGATGAGCGCAGTAGGAGCTGATACAACCACAGCACTCACGGAAGAACGTGCGGAAGTAACTGTGGACCAGGCATCTCTTAAAGATTGGTTGGCCCAACATAAAAATCAAGGTCTTGCATTATTTGTACGTGGGCGAGGTACCCCAGCGACTGGAGATGCTGAAGCCTTAGCTATCGCAGATAAACAACGCCATGTAATTGCGGTTGATCTTTCGGATATTGACCCGCAAGATGAAAAAGCTCTGGCGCAGTGGCTGAGAAGTGAGACTCCCAAGTATTTGCATGAAGCAAAAGCAACTTTCCATATGCTCTCTGGCCGAGGATTTGAGCTTAATGGGGTTGCCCACGATACGGCTATTGCGGCTTATCTGCTTAGGCCAGGGCAACGAACCTATGATTTGAAAGACGTTTATCAGCGGCATCTTCAGCGCCAGCTATCTGGAGACGAAACTCAGGGACAGCTTTCGCTTCTCGACGCCCCCGACTCTGAAGAGCTTATTGATTCTGTCATTGCGATCCTTGAGCTTGCACAGGAACTAACCAAGCAGCTGGAAGATATCGATTCTTTTGAGCTCTATCGTGATCTTGAATTACCGTTGGTCTTGATTCTTGCGCGTATGGAAGCCGCAGGTATCGCGGTTGACGTGGAAACCCTAGAAGAACAGTTAAAAGTTTTTATTGAGAGAGTCCAAGAGCATGAAGCGGCTGCCCGAAATATTGCGGGTGATCCATCCTTAAATCTTTCTAGCCCTAAACAACTCCAAGTTGTTCTTTTTGAAACCCTGGGGTTGCCTAAAACCAAGAAGACAAAAACGGGGTATTCCACAGCAGCTAAAGAGATTGAAGCATTGGCTGTGAAACACCCAGATCCTTTCCTCGACCATCTGCTCGCGCACCGCGAGAATCAGAAACTGAAAACAACTCTTGAAGGTTTGATTAAGGCAGTCGGGTCGGATGGCCGTATCCATACCACTTTTAATCAGACTGTTGCGTCTACTGGGCGTCTAAGTTCAACAGAACCTAATCTCCAAAACATTCCAGTTCGCACACAAGACGGCAGAAGAATTAGATCGGCATTCGTTGTAGGCGAAGGCTATGAAACGCTGCTCACCGCAGATTACTCTCAGATTGAGATGCGCGTCATGGCGCATCTTTCGGAGGACCCGGGTCTTATCGAGGCTTACCGTCAGGGGGAAGATCTCCATAACTACGTTGGATCCAGAGTCTTTGAGGTTCCGGTGGATCAGGTAACACCAGAGCTACGTCGACGAGTAAAAGCGATGAGTTATGGCCTGGTCTATGGCCTCTCAGCCTTTGGCCTGGGGCAACAGTTGAATATTCCTGCCGGTGAGGCTAAACAGATTATGACGAGCTACTTCGAGCGTTTTGGTGGGGTGAAACAGTATCTGGATAATGTGGTGGAACAAGCACGGAAAGATGGTTTTACCTCTACATTATTTGGCAGACGCCGATACCTTCCAGAGCTCGGCTCAGATAATCGTGTGGCTCGTGAAAATGCAGAACGTGCTGCGCTTAATGCCCCTATCCAGGGAACGGCGGCGGATATTATTAAGGTCGCAATGATTCGTGTTGACCAAGAGTTGAAAAAAGCTGGGGTTGTCTCTCGTGTGTTGCTGCAAGTTCACGATGAACTGGTGGTGGAAATCGCACCAAACGAGCTTGAGCAAGTGCGTGAGATAGTAGAAAAGGAAATGGATGCAGCCATTTCCTTACGCGTACCACTTGAAGTCTCAGCAGGTAGTGGTCCCAACTGGGAAGTCGCCGCGCACTAG
- the coaE gene encoding dephospho-CoA kinase — protein MIVLGLTGGMGSGKSTVSKALAGKGARIIDADQIAREVVEPGSPILGELAKAFGDDVVVDGILDRSLLASRAFADEAHTRLLNKITHPEIRRRIADCIVQAQKEMAQVVVLDHPLLLEQDLVRDVDLVAVVDVPVETRLQRLVAFRNIDEQDARKRIARQMSDSKRLEKADVILDNSRTIAELESQIETLWEKLLQEALSQKSE, from the coding sequence ATGATAGTTCTAGGATTAACTGGGGGGATGGGGAGTGGGAAGTCCACGGTATCAAAGGCATTAGCGGGTAAAGGCGCACGTATTATTGACGCCGACCAGATTGCTCGCGAGGTTGTGGAACCGGGATCTCCGATTCTAGGAGAGCTGGCAAAAGCTTTTGGAGATGACGTAGTAGTGGACGGTATTCTCGATCGTTCTTTGCTTGCGAGTCGAGCATTTGCTGATGAGGCGCACACGCGTCTTCTGAATAAAATTACGCATCCTGAAATCCGCCGTCGGATTGCGGATTGTATTGTTCAAGCGCAGAAAGAGATGGCTCAAGTAGTAGTGCTTGATCATCCGCTTTTGCTTGAGCAGGATCTTGTAAGGGATGTAGACCTAGTTGCAGTAGTTGATGTTCCGGTTGAGACCCGACTTCAACGCTTGGTTGCGTTCCGCAACATTGATGAACAAGACGCACGGAAACGAATCGCGCGCCAGATGAGCGATTCTAAGCGCCTGGAGAAAGCTGACGTTATTCTTGATAATTCCCGTACAATCGCAGAACTCGAATCCCAAATAGAAACGTTGTGGGAAAAGCTATTGCAGGAGGCGTTGTCACAGAAAAGCGAGTGA
- a CDS encoding class I SAM-dependent methyltransferase has translation MSSLDPCTPDVITVSSHEAAHASQTWWDSDAQHYHDEHQEYLSSFYWCPEMLSEKDANLLGNVRNKRVLEIGCGSAPCSRWLAQNGVGFITGFDLSLNMLRHADQDGTPLPLVNADAQSLPFKDASFDIAFSAFGAFPFVPDITATLSDVSRVLTADGRLVFSVNHPMRWIFPDDPGQSGLIASIPYFQRSYIEEDEEGRPTYVEFQRTIGDWVRALIQTGFSLQDIIEPEWPDNVTRSWGQWSPLRGKIFPGTAIFIAHKA, from the coding sequence ATGAGCAGTTTAGACCCCTGCACCCCAGATGTGATTACTGTTTCCTCCCATGAGGCCGCTCATGCGAGTCAAACATGGTGGGATAGCGATGCCCAGCATTATCACGACGAGCACCAAGAATACCTATCTAGCTTTTATTGGTGCCCTGAAATGCTCTCCGAAAAAGACGCCAACCTACTGGGAAACGTCCGCAATAAACGGGTATTAGAAATCGGTTGTGGTTCTGCGCCTTGCTCACGATGGCTCGCACAAAACGGGGTTGGATTTATCACGGGTTTTGATCTCTCGCTCAACATGCTACGACATGCAGATCAAGACGGCACTCCACTCCCGCTGGTCAACGCTGACGCACAATCCCTCCCGTTCAAGGATGCATCCTTTGACATAGCTTTTTCTGCTTTTGGTGCTTTCCCCTTTGTCCCCGACATCACCGCAACGCTTTCCGACGTTTCCCGCGTTCTCACTGCCGACGGACGCCTAGTCTTTTCCGTCAACCATCCCATGCGCTGGATTTTTCCCGATGATCCTGGACAATCTGGGCTTATAGCTTCCATCCCATATTTTCAGCGCAGCTACATAGAAGAAGACGAGGAAGGACGTCCTACATACGTAGAGTTTCAGCGCACAATCGGCGATTGGGTACGTGCACTCATTCAAACGGGTTTTAGTCTCCAGGACATTATCGAGCCAGAATGGCCCGATAATGTCACTCGTTCCTGGGGTCAGTGGTCACCGCTTCGGGGAAAAATCTTTCCGGGTACCGCCATATTTATAGCCCATAAAGCTTAA
- a CDS encoding TIGR04053 family radical SAM/SPASM domain-containing protein has product MVTSPIKSLSTSQSSPLRGKPDAFKTVRRIRGDINHKPFIAIWEVTRACGLVCKHCRADAQHKPHPGQLTTKQGFALLKDLASYDKPRPLVVLTGGDPFEREDLEELVEYGTQQGLSVSLSPSVTPRLTSERIHRLHDLGGKAMSMSLDGATAQTHDAFRGFSGTFDATVSMAQTILDAGFRLQINSTLTKNNIREAPLLLKTVMEMGAKMWYVFFLVPTGRGAALHALNPQEREDALYWLADVSNRIAIKTTEAPQYRRVVIQHKLRESGELPPYKGGELYDYLTAETTRLLGATPERPRTPRPPMAVNSGSGFVFIDHIGDVYPSGFLPLHCGNVKETSIKDIYAHSPAFKALRDPNHWHGKCSVCEYHDLCGGSRSTAYALTGDLRASDPTCVYMPQAWLDAGHTSVEF; this is encoded by the coding sequence ATGGTCACGTCTCCGATAAAATCGCTGTCAACATCGCAGTCTTCGCCTTTACGGGGTAAACCTGATGCTTTTAAAACAGTACGACGGATACGCGGCGATATAAACCATAAACCCTTCATCGCAATCTGGGAGGTCACGCGAGCCTGTGGACTTGTTTGCAAGCACTGTCGCGCGGATGCTCAGCATAAACCTCATCCGGGACAGCTCACCACGAAACAAGGTTTTGCGCTTCTTAAGGACTTAGCTTCTTATGATAAACCGCGTCCATTAGTAGTTCTTACAGGTGGTGACCCTTTTGAGCGTGAAGATTTAGAAGAACTCGTAGAATATGGGACGCAACAGGGATTGTCAGTATCTCTGTCTCCCTCGGTTACGCCGCGTCTGACCTCGGAACGCATTCACAGGCTCCATGACCTCGGCGGAAAAGCAATGTCAATGTCATTGGATGGTGCTACTGCGCAGACGCATGATGCTTTTCGCGGTTTTAGCGGGACCTTCGATGCTACCGTATCAATGGCCCAGACAATTCTTGATGCGGGTTTCCGGTTGCAGATTAACTCAACACTGACCAAAAATAATATTCGCGAGGCGCCTTTGCTCCTGAAAACCGTGATGGAGATGGGGGCGAAGATGTGGTACGTGTTCTTCCTGGTTCCCACAGGGCGAGGTGCTGCGTTACACGCTTTGAACCCGCAAGAGCGGGAAGACGCATTATATTGGCTTGCTGACGTCTCCAATAGGATCGCCATCAAAACCACGGAAGCACCGCAGTATCGCCGCGTGGTCATTCAACATAAACTGCGTGAATCTGGAGAACTGCCACCGTATAAAGGCGGAGAGCTCTATGACTATCTCACAGCGGAGACCACCAGGCTCCTAGGGGCTACTCCAGAGCGTCCAAGGACTCCCAGGCCTCCTATGGCAGTGAACTCGGGTTCTGGGTTTGTTTTTATTGACCATATTGGAGACGTATACCCGAGTGGTTTTCTGCCATTGCATTGCGGCAACGTTAAAGAAACCTCAATCAAAGATATTTATGCTCATTCGCCAGCTTTTAAGGCTCTTCGTGACCCAAATCATTGGCATGGAAAATGTTCGGTATGCGAGTACCACGATCTCTGCGGTGGTTCACGCTCAACAGCATATGCGCTCACAGGAGACCTCAGGGCATCCGATCCAACATGCGTATATATGCCACAAGCCTGGTTAGACGCTGGACATACGTCTGTGGAATTTTAA
- the rpsA gene encoding 30S ribosomal protein S1: MPTNNVPQVAINDIGSAEDFLAAVDATIKYFNDGDIVEGTVVKVDHDEVLLDIGYKTEGVIPSRELSIKHDVDPDEVVEVGDQIDALVLTKEDKEGRLILSKKRAQYERAWGAIEELKEKDEPVTGTVIEVVKGGLILDIGLRGFLPASLVEMRRVRDLDPYIGQQIEAKIIELDKQRNNVVLSRRAWLEQTQSEVRSEFLHQLQKGQVRKGVVSSIVNFGAFVDLGGVDGLVHVSELSWKHIDHPSEVVAVGDEVTVEVLDVDLDRERVSLSLKATQEDPWRVFARTHAVGQIVPGKVTKLVPFGAFVRVEEGIEGLVHISELAQRHVEVPDQVVNVGDEAMVKVIDIDLERRRISLSLKQADEDYTEEFDPSKYGMADSYDEQGNYIFPEGFDPETNEWMEGFDEQRQAWEARYAESERRFQLHTVQIEKNRVAAAAEAAAAGEEANYSSETAEAAPAEATSEVEGGSLASDEQLAALREKLAGN, from the coding sequence ATGCCCACCAACAACGTCCCTCAGGTAGCCATCAACGATATTGGCTCAGCTGAGGATTTCCTCGCAGCTGTCGACGCAACCATCAAGTACTTCAACGATGGTGACATCGTCGAGGGCACCGTGGTTAAGGTTGACCACGACGAGGTTTTGCTCGACATCGGATACAAGACTGAAGGTGTTATCCCTTCTCGCGAGCTTTCTATCAAGCACGATGTCGACCCGGACGAGGTCGTCGAGGTCGGCGACCAGATCGACGCTCTTGTTCTTACCAAGGAAGACAAAGAAGGCCGTCTGATCCTGTCCAAGAAGCGCGCACAGTACGAGCGTGCATGGGGCGCCATCGAGGAGCTCAAGGAGAAAGACGAGCCAGTTACCGGCACCGTCATTGAGGTCGTCAAGGGCGGTCTCATCCTGGACATCGGACTCCGTGGCTTCCTGCCTGCATCTCTCGTTGAGATGCGTCGTGTTCGCGATCTGGATCCGTACATCGGGCAGCAGATCGAGGCTAAGATCATTGAGCTGGACAAGCAGCGCAACAACGTTGTTTTGTCTCGCCGTGCATGGCTCGAGCAGACCCAGTCTGAGGTCCGTTCTGAGTTCCTTCACCAGTTGCAGAAGGGTCAGGTCCGCAAGGGCGTTGTCTCTTCGATCGTCAACTTCGGCGCATTCGTCGATCTCGGTGGTGTGGACGGACTCGTTCACGTCTCCGAGCTCTCCTGGAAGCACATCGACCACCCATCTGAGGTTGTCGCTGTCGGCGATGAGGTTACCGTTGAGGTTCTCGACGTCGATCTCGACCGTGAGCGCGTTTCCTTGTCCTTGAAGGCTACGCAGGAAGACCCATGGCGCGTCTTCGCTCGCACTCATGCTGTGGGCCAGATCGTTCCGGGCAAGGTCACCAAGCTTGTTCCATTCGGTGCATTCGTCCGTGTTGAAGAGGGCATCGAGGGCTTGGTCCACATCTCCGAGTTGGCACAGCGCCACGTCGAGGTTCCGGACCAGGTTGTCAACGTCGGCGACGAGGCTATGGTCAAGGTCATCGACATCGATCTCGAGCGTCGTCGTATCTCCCTCTCCCTCAAGCAGGCTGACGAGGATTACACTGAAGAGTTCGATCCATCCAAGTACGGCATGGCTGACTCTTACGACGAGCAGGGCAACTACATCTTCCCTGAGGGCTTCGATCCGGAGACCAACGAGTGGATGGAAGGCTTTGATGAGCAGCGTCAGGCATGGGAGGCACGTTACGCAGAGTCTGAGCGTCGCTTCCAGCTGCACACTGTTCAGATTGAAAAGAACCGCGTAGCTGCAGCTGCAGAGGCAGCAGCAGCTGGTGAGGAAGCTAACTACTCCTCTGAGACCGCTGAGGCAGCTCCGGCCGAGGCAACTTCTGAGGTTGAGGGTGGCTCCTTGGCTTCTGATGAGCAGCTTGCTGCTCTTCGCGAGAAGCTCGCTGGTAACTAA
- a CDS encoding glucose PTS transporter subunit IIA — MASTKQTSEFILDKVGGVDNVASLTHCATRLRFQLHDQSKADQTALDSNSDVLGVVPQGSSGLQVVMGGGVANYYQDIVRLPGMSSKAAGDSDGGNTSTKKQYGGVRGKYSWVDYSFEFLSDTFRPILWALLGASLIITMLVLADTFGWQDFRAPIEEQPAGYQLLHAMWRSVFYFLPVMIGATAAKKLGANEWVGAAIPAALLTPEFLAMGKAGDTVHIFGMPLVLNDYSGQVFPPLLAAIGLFFVEKGLKKLIPSAVQMVFVPFFSLLIMVPATAFLLGPFGIGIGNLISNFLYAVNGFSPFVLAIIIPLLYPFLVPLGLHWPLNAIMVSNLATLGYDFIQGPMGTWNFACFGLVAGVLVLSIKERNVQMRQVSLGGVMAGLLGGISEPSLYGVVLRFKKCYPRLLAGCFVGGVVAGIFDIKASAFVFTSLLTIPAMDPIGGYAIAIAAAFFTSFFLVIFFDYRGKEEKAEILATLAANRAAAQNEAEPAVNPAAAPAAGGAAVATAVATKTALEAGAVTLLSSPLEGEAVALSEVPDPIFSAEKLGKGIAIIPSGADVVAPEDATVLTVQKSGHAVGLRLDNGVELLIHVGIDTVQLGGEGFTVHVEKKQHVAKGQKLISFDKDFIASKGYNMITPVLVTNTVKFDQVNSAPAAHVDFDTTVITTKA, encoded by the coding sequence ATGGCGTCTACAAAGCAGACATCTGAGTTCATTTTGGACAAGGTTGGTGGCGTGGATAATGTGGCATCGCTCACGCACTGTGCTACGCGTCTTCGCTTCCAGCTTCATGATCAGTCCAAGGCAGACCAGACGGCTCTGGACTCTAATAGTGATGTCCTTGGTGTAGTTCCTCAAGGCTCCAGCGGACTCCAGGTAGTAATGGGCGGCGGCGTTGCTAATTACTATCAGGACATTGTTCGTTTGCCGGGTATGTCCTCCAAAGCTGCAGGCGATTCTGACGGCGGAAATACTTCTACTAAAAAGCAATACGGTGGAGTGCGTGGTAAGTACTCGTGGGTGGACTACTCCTTTGAGTTCCTCTCCGATACCTTCCGTCCTATCCTGTGGGCCCTGCTGGGCGCTTCGCTGATTATCACCATGCTGGTTCTTGCCGATACCTTCGGTTGGCAAGACTTCCGTGCTCCCATTGAGGAGCAGCCTGCTGGTTACCAGTTACTCCACGCAATGTGGCGCTCTGTCTTCTACTTCCTGCCGGTTATGATTGGCGCAACTGCTGCAAAGAAGCTTGGTGCTAATGAGTGGGTGGGAGCCGCTATTCCGGCTGCTTTGCTTACTCCCGAGTTCTTGGCAATGGGTAAAGCCGGCGATACCGTTCACATCTTTGGCATGCCACTGGTCTTGAACGACTATTCCGGCCAGGTCTTCCCGCCATTGCTTGCAGCTATCGGCCTGTTTTTTGTGGAAAAGGGATTGAAGAAGCTTATCCCGAGTGCAGTTCAGATGGTGTTCGTACCGTTCTTCTCCCTGCTAATCATGGTTCCTGCGACTGCATTCCTTCTTGGGCCATTTGGTATTGGAATCGGCAACCTTATCTCCAACTTCCTCTATGCAGTTAATGGCTTCTCGCCATTCGTGCTAGCAATCATTATTCCGCTGCTTTACCCATTCCTGGTGCCGTTGGGTCTGCACTGGCCTCTTAATGCAATTATGGTCTCTAACCTTGCAACTCTGGGATACGACTTTATTCAGGGTCCCATGGGTACATGGAACTTTGCTTGCTTCGGTCTTGTCGCTGGCGTACTGGTTCTTTCTATCAAGGAGCGTAACGTACAAATGCGTCAGGTTTCGCTGGGTGGTGTGATGGCCGGTCTTCTGGGCGGAATCTCTGAGCCTTCGCTCTATGGTGTGGTTTTGCGCTTTAAAAAGTGCTACCCGCGCTTGCTTGCCGGTTGTTTTGTAGGTGGCGTTGTTGCTGGCATTTTTGACATCAAGGCTTCTGCCTTCGTCTTCACCTCACTGCTTACGATCCCAGCTATGGATCCAATTGGTGGCTATGCTATCGCCATCGCTGCAGCCTTCTTCACCTCGTTCTTCCTGGTTATCTTCTTCGACTATCGAGGCAAGGAAGAAAAGGCTGAAATCCTTGCAACTCTTGCGGCTAACCGTGCTGCTGCTCAGAATGAGGCTGAGCCTGCCGTTAACCCAGCTGCGGCTCCCGCTGCCGGTGGCGCAGCTGTTGCAACAGCAGTGGCAACTAAGACGGCTCTGGAAGCCGGCGCTGTTACCTTACTGAGTAGCCCTCTTGAAGGCGAAGCTGTTGCATTGTCTGAGGTTCCAGATCCCATCTTCTCCGCCGAGAAACTGGGTAAAGGTATTGCCATCATTCCTTCCGGAGCGGATGTTGTTGCGCCTGAAGATGCGACGGTTTTGACTGTGCAAAAATCTGGTCATGCTGTTGGGCTGCGGTTGGACAATGGAGTAGAACTTTTGATCCACGTCGGCATTGATACCGTTCAGCTGGGCGGGGAAGGCTTCACTGTACACGTAGAAAAGAAACAGCATGTGGCCAAAGGGCAGAAGCTTATCAGCTTTGATAAAGACTTCATTGCCTCCAAGGGGTACAACATGATTACCCCGGTTTTGGTAACAAATACTGTTAAATTTGATCAGGTTAACAGTGCCCCCGCAGCACATGTTGATTTTGATACCACGGTTATCACTACGAAGGCTTAA
- the uvrB gene encoding excinuclease ABC subunit UvrB, translating into MAVAAEHPELSVSDFRPVGEIERTSGTFHVVSEYKPAGDQPAAIEELDARLDRGERDVVLLGATGTGKSATAAWLIEQQQRPTLVMAPNKTLAAQLANELRQLLPNNAVEYFVSYYDYYQPEAYIAQTDTYIEKDSSINDDVERLRHRATSSLLSRRDVVVVSSVSCIYGLGTPQSYLDRSVMLKVGEEVERDRFLRLLVDIQYDRNDIGFTRGTFRVKGDTVDIIPAYEEVAVRVEFFGDEIDALYYIHPLTGDVIRRVEEVRIFPATHYVAGLERMAKAIEGIKEELADRLTDLENRGKLLEAQRLRMRTEYDLEMIEQVGFCSGIENYSRHLDGREAGSAPATLLDYFPADFLTIIDESHVTVPQIGGMFEGDMSRKRNLVEFGFRLPSALDNRPLRWEEFEQRVGQTVYMSATPGDYELAAAGGEYVEQVIRPTGLLDPKIDVRPTKGQIDDLIHEIRQRTQKQERVLVTTLTKKMAEDLTDYLLENNVRVRYLHSDIDTLQRVELLRQLRLGEYDVLVGINLLREGLDLPEVSLVAILDADKEGFLRSTKSLIQTIGRAARNVSGEVIMYADRVTDSMQYAIDETERRREKQIAYNTEHGIDPQPLRKKIADILDQVQEARGETASQEASADAAIAEKRDLSAMPADKLEVLISELTAQMGEAARELKFELAGRLRDEIVDLKKELCGMRELGL; encoded by the coding sequence ATGGCTGTTGCTGCAGAACATCCTGAACTATCCGTATCAGATTTTCGTCCGGTCGGAGAGATCGAGCGTACAAGCGGGACATTTCATGTTGTCTCGGAGTATAAACCAGCGGGCGACCAGCCTGCTGCGATTGAAGAACTCGATGCGAGACTCGATCGTGGTGAGCGCGACGTCGTATTGCTGGGGGCAACGGGTACTGGTAAGTCTGCGACTGCGGCATGGTTGATTGAACAACAGCAGCGTCCAACGCTCGTTATGGCTCCTAATAAGACCCTAGCTGCTCAGCTGGCTAATGAGCTGCGGCAGCTTCTCCCCAATAACGCGGTGGAATACTTCGTTTCTTACTACGACTATTATCAGCCAGAGGCTTATATAGCGCAGACTGATACGTACATAGAAAAGGACTCGTCGATTAACGACGATGTGGAACGCTTGCGGCACCGTGCAACGAGTTCACTTTTATCTCGTCGGGATGTCGTTGTAGTCTCATCGGTTTCCTGCATCTACGGTTTGGGAACTCCGCAGTCATACCTTGATAGATCAGTCATGCTTAAGGTCGGGGAAGAAGTTGAGCGTGATCGATTTCTACGGCTCCTTGTGGATATCCAGTATGACCGAAACGATATCGGTTTTACGCGTGGCACATTTAGAGTCAAGGGAGATACCGTAGACATTATTCCAGCTTATGAAGAAGTCGCTGTGCGCGTGGAGTTCTTTGGGGATGAGATTGATGCTTTGTACTATATTCACCCGTTGACCGGTGACGTGATTAGACGAGTAGAAGAAGTACGCATTTTCCCAGCCACACATTATGTTGCTGGTCTGGAACGAATGGCAAAAGCAATCGAGGGGATCAAAGAGGAGCTGGCGGATCGGCTTACAGACTTGGAAAACCGAGGAAAACTTCTTGAGGCTCAAAGACTGCGGATGCGTACCGAGTATGACCTTGAGATGATCGAACAGGTTGGTTTTTGTTCAGGCATTGAGAACTATTCAAGGCATCTTGATGGTCGAGAAGCCGGATCTGCTCCCGCTACGTTGCTTGATTATTTTCCAGCAGACTTCCTTACGATTATTGATGAGTCTCACGTAACCGTTCCTCAGATTGGTGGCATGTTTGAAGGAGACATGTCGAGAAAACGTAATCTTGTTGAATTTGGATTCCGACTTCCTTCTGCTTTGGACAATCGTCCTTTGCGGTGGGAAGAATTTGAACAACGGGTCGGACAGACTGTGTATATGTCTGCTACTCCGGGGGATTATGAGCTTGCTGCAGCTGGGGGAGAATATGTAGAACAGGTTATTCGACCTACTGGATTGCTTGATCCGAAGATAGATGTTCGTCCCACGAAGGGGCAGATTGATGACCTAATTCATGAGATTAGACAAAGAACACAGAAGCAAGAACGTGTTTTGGTAACCACGCTGACTAAGAAAATGGCGGAAGATCTCACTGATTATCTTCTGGAGAATAATGTTCGCGTGAGGTATCTCCATTCGGATATTGATACATTGCAGCGGGTAGAGCTTTTAAGGCAGCTTAGGCTGGGCGAATATGATGTTCTAGTAGGCATTAACCTCCTCAGGGAGGGGCTTGATCTACCGGAAGTTTCGCTTGTAGCAATCCTTGATGCAGACAAAGAAGGATTCTTAAGGTCTACAAAATCACTCATTCAAACCATTGGACGTGCCGCCAGAAACGTCTCCGGTGAAGTCATCATGTATGCCGACAGAGTTACTGACTCTATGCAATATGCGATTGATGAGACTGAGAGACGTCGTGAGAAACAAATCGCCTACAACACGGAACATGGTATTGATCCGCAGCCATTGCGAAAGAAAATCGCGGATATTTTGGACCAGGTTCAAGAAGCACGAGGGGAGACCGCTTCCCAGGAAGCCTCTGCTGACGCAGCTATTGCAGAAAAACGAGATCTCTCTGCTATGCCTGCGGATAAGTTAGAGGTGCTCATATCAGAACTCACCGCACAAATGGGGGAGGCAGCTAGGGAATTGAAATTCGAGCTTGCGGGTAGGTTGAGAGATGAGATCGTTGATTTGAAAAAAGAACTTTGTGGTATGCGAGAATTAGGACTTTAA